In the Pirellulales bacterium genome, one interval contains:
- the phnX gene encoding phosphonoacetaldehyde hydrolase, with protein MTTSKPDAKIRLIVFDWAGTTVDHGCFAPVVPFVEALGHFGVQVTIDEAREPMGLGKRDHLKTLLQMPRIREQWQARHGRAWTEEDLDRAYHEQFVPRQLASVRDHSELIPGLLDAVAWLRNRGIKIGTSTGYFGDAARLAYAAAAEQGFRPDHNVTPDEVATGRPAPWMIYRNMEALGVYPASAVVKIGDTVPDIAEGLNAGVWSVGVTHTGSDVGLSAKDYAALAPAEREARADRARIRLVNAGAHLVIPSICDVPALIATIERWLAEGELPQKY; from the coding sequence ATGACCACATCCAAGCCAGACGCCAAGATTCGCCTCATAGTTTTCGATTGGGCCGGCACGACGGTCGACCACGGCTGCTTCGCGCCGGTTGTGCCATTTGTCGAGGCACTGGGGCATTTCGGCGTGCAAGTGACCATCGACGAAGCCCGCGAGCCGATGGGGCTGGGTAAGCGCGATCATTTAAAAACCCTGTTGCAGATGCCGCGCATCCGAGAGCAGTGGCAAGCCCGACATGGCCGCGCGTGGACCGAAGAAGACCTCGACCGGGCGTATCATGAGCAGTTCGTGCCTCGTCAGCTCGCCTCGGTGCGCGATCATTCCGAGCTGATACCAGGGCTCCTGGACGCGGTGGCCTGGCTGCGGAATCGCGGGATCAAGATCGGCACCTCGACCGGGTATTTCGGCGACGCGGCGCGGCTTGCCTATGCCGCCGCCGCTGAACAGGGCTTTCGGCCCGACCATAACGTCACGCCGGACGAAGTCGCGACGGGCCGACCGGCGCCGTGGATGATTTATCGCAATATGGAGGCGCTCGGCGTCTATCCGGCGTCAGCCGTCGTGAAAATCGGCGACACGGTGCCCGATATCGCCGAAGGCTTGAACGCCGGCGTGTGGAGCGTCGGCGTCACGCATACCGGCAGCGATGTGGGCCTGTCGGCAAAAGATTACGCCGCGCTGGCGCCGGCCGAGCGCGAAGCGCGAGCCGACCGAGCACGAATCCGGTTGGTAAACGCGGGCGCGCACCTGGTGATTCCCAGTATTTGCGACGTGCCGGCGCTCATCGCGACAATCGAACGCTGGCTGGCCGAAGGCGAGTTGCCGCAAAAATATTAA
- the phnW gene encoding 2-aminoethylphosphonate--pyruvate transaminase, whose product MDEDVTYLLLTPGPLTTTRKVKEAMLRDVSTWDRDYNDIVEDVRARLVRLATPVVTEAATHYTAVLMQGSGTFAVEATLGSVIPRDGKLLVVNNGAYGKRMAEIAHRLCIDNVTLTQPEIEPADAAAIDKHLAADPRITHVALVHCETTTGMLNPAAKIGAIVRRHRRLFILDAMSSFAGLPLDISELQADYLISSANKCVQGVPGFGFVVARRADLERCQGRARSLSLDLFDQWREMESKGGKWRYTSPTHVLLALHQALVELDAEGGVAARAARYAENHRLLVEGLSRPGFRPLLPPEHRSPIITSFFYPRDPGFSFDRMYEALKRRGFVIYPGKVSNADTFRVGTIGHVFPDDIRRLVECFAEVVRQFDWQI is encoded by the coding sequence ATGGACGAAGACGTCACTTACCTGCTGCTCACGCCCGGCCCTTTGACCACCACGCGCAAGGTCAAAGAAGCCATGCTGCGCGACGTTTCGACCTGGGATCGCGATTACAATGACATCGTCGAAGACGTGCGGGCACGACTGGTGCGCTTGGCGACGCCGGTTGTCACGGAGGCCGCGACCCACTACACGGCAGTGCTCATGCAAGGCAGCGGTACGTTCGCCGTCGAGGCCACGCTGGGCTCAGTCATTCCGCGCGACGGCAAGTTGCTGGTCGTCAACAACGGCGCTTACGGAAAGCGCATGGCCGAAATCGCCCATCGGCTCTGTATCGATAACGTCACGCTTACGCAGCCCGAGATCGAACCGGCCGACGCCGCGGCGATCGATAAGCACCTGGCGGCCGATCCGCGCATCACGCACGTGGCACTCGTTCACTGCGAAACGACGACCGGCATGCTCAACCCCGCCGCCAAGATTGGCGCGATCGTGCGCCGGCATCGCCGCCTTTTTATTCTTGATGCCATGAGCTCATTCGCCGGCTTGCCGCTCGATATATCCGAACTGCAGGCGGACTACCTGATCTCGTCGGCCAATAAGTGCGTGCAGGGAGTGCCCGGGTTTGGCTTTGTTGTCGCCCGGCGTGCGGATCTGGAGCGTTGCCAGGGGCGGGCGCGTTCGCTAAGCCTCGACCTCTTCGACCAATGGCGCGAAATGGAGAGCAAAGGGGGCAAATGGCGTTACACCTCGCCGACGCACGTGCTTCTGGCGCTGCACCAGGCGCTTGTCGAACTCGACGCCGAAGGGGGCGTGGCCGCGCGGGCCGCGCGTTACGCGGAAAATCACCGCCTGCTCGTCGAGGGTCTGTCGCGGCCAGGCTTTCGCCCGCTTTTGCCCCCGGAGCACCGTTCGCCGATCATCACGTCATTCTTCTATCCACGCGATCCAGGATTCTCGTTCGACCGGATGTACGAGGCTCTCAAGCGGCGCGGCTTCGTCATTTATCCCGGGAAGGTCAGCAACGCCGACACGTTCCGCGTTGGCACGATTGGTCACGTTTTTCCCGACGATATTCGCCGTCTGGTGGAGTGCTTCGCCGAGGTCGTACGACAGTTCGACTGGCAGATCTAG
- the murD gene encoding UDP-N-acetylmuramoyl-L-alanine--D-glutamate ligase, whose protein sequence is MEFHGRRVTVMGLGRHGGGVAAARWLAKQGAIVTVTDVAPAEALADSVAALADVPVARWRLAGHDQQDFDDAETIVVNPAVRPGHPLVERARQRGATITSELELFLRRCPGRMMGVTGSNGKSTTTAMIAAILQRDGRQAFLGGNIGRSLLDDLDAMTPESWSVLEISSFQLTWLSDDCPLPKTGVLTNFTPNHLDWHGTIADYTAAKRRLFCGPQAAKTAILGSPRKDFDSGGNADIRGRVLLPLPVADIPPLNAIGDHNRANAACAAAAAHAVGCSAAAIDAALRAFTGLEHRLELIGTIAGRAFYNDSMATTPESTAAALAAFSGRAWLLAGGYDKRVDMAALTKATCEHARGAAFYGAIGPRLHAELAVQMPGERVSLHETLDAAFDWCFRQSRTGDCILLSPGCASYDQFADYRARGARFRSLVGALARFERAAQ, encoded by the coding sequence ATGGAATTCCACGGCCGCCGCGTGACCGTGATGGGGCTCGGTCGCCACGGAGGCGGCGTTGCCGCGGCGCGCTGGCTGGCCAAGCAAGGTGCGATCGTTACCGTCACCGACGTGGCCCCGGCCGAGGCGCTCGCTGATTCGGTCGCCGCGTTGGCCGACGTCCCAGTTGCGCGGTGGCGCCTGGCAGGCCACGATCAACAAGACTTCGACGATGCCGAGACGATCGTCGTGAATCCGGCGGTCCGACCAGGCCACCCGCTCGTCGAGCGCGCGCGCCAGCGCGGCGCGACGATTACGAGCGAGCTGGAACTCTTCTTGCGCCGTTGCCCCGGCCGCATGATGGGGGTGACGGGCTCGAACGGAAAATCGACGACCACAGCCATGATCGCGGCGATCCTCCAGCGGGACGGGCGGCAGGCCTTTCTCGGGGGCAATATCGGCCGCAGCTTGCTTGACGACCTCGATGCAATGACTCCCGAAAGCTGGTCGGTGCTCGAAATCAGCAGCTTTCAGCTCACCTGGCTCAGCGATGATTGCCCCCTGCCCAAGACAGGCGTGCTGACGAACTTCACCCCCAACCATCTCGACTGGCACGGCACGATCGCTGACTATACGGCGGCAAAGCGGCGGCTGTTTTGCGGGCCGCAGGCGGCAAAAACGGCAATTCTTGGCAGCCCGCGGAAGGATTTCGATAGCGGCGGCAACGCAGATATTCGGGGCCGAGTTTTGCTGCCCTTACCCGTCGCTGACATCCCGCCCCTGAACGCCATTGGGGATCACAATCGCGCGAACGCGGCTTGTGCCGCAGCGGCCGCCCACGCCGTTGGTTGCTCGGCGGCCGCGATCGACGCGGCCTTGCGTGCATTCACGGGCCTCGAACACCGCCTGGAGCTGATCGGCACGATCGCGGGTCGCGCATTCTACAACGATTCGATGGCCACCACGCCCGAATCGACGGCCGCGGCACTCGCGGCATTCTCGGGCCGGGCGTGGCTGTTGGCTGGCGGATACGACAAGCGCGTCGACATGGCCGCTTTGACGAAAGCCACCTGTGAACATGCCCGGGGCGCGGCTTTTTACGGGGCCATTGGGCCTCGATTGCACGCCGAACTCGCCGTGCAGATGCCTGGCGAGCGCGTCTCGCTTCATGAAACGCTCGACGCCGCGTTTGACTGGTGCTTCAGACAATCGCGCACCGGAGATTGCATCCTCCTTTCACCCGGTTGCGCCAGTTACGACCAGTTTGCCGATTATCGTGCGCGCGGCGCGCGGTTTCGTTCGCTCGTCGGCGCGCTTGCGCGATTCGAGCGCGCGGCGCAATAG
- a CDS encoding cupin domain-containing protein, with protein MKVHHHQDVPSAPVDMPGSSGCQVRWLIGEREGAPNFAMRQFEVEPGGHTPKHSHPYEHEVFILEGSGTILEGNIEHRFQAGDVIFVAPDDVHQFRNTGPTPLKFLCLVPNSSKNAPIHQAPECGER; from the coding sequence ATGAAAGTACATCATCACCAAGACGTTCCCAGCGCGCCGGTCGACATGCCCGGCTCGTCGGGCTGCCAGGTTCGTTGGCTGATTGGCGAGCGCGAGGGGGCGCCGAACTTTGCCATGCGGCAGTTCGAGGTCGAACCTGGTGGCCATACGCCCAAGCACAGCCACCCTTACGAGCATGAAGTGTTCATCCTCGAAGGAAGCGGCACCATCCTGGAAGGGAACATCGAGCATCGTTTCCAGGCCGGGGATGTAATCTTCGTCGCCCCCGATGACGTGCATCAGTTTCGCAATACCGGCCCGACGCCACTCAAGTTCCTCTGCCTGGTACCGAACTCGTCGAAAAACGCGCCGATTCATCAGGCCCCCGAGTGCGGCGAACGCTGA
- the ligA gene encoding NAD-dependent DNA ligase LigA, translating into MSKDVKAEIERVREEIRYHDRKYYVEAEPEISDTDYDRLMERLRTLEREHPALVTPDSPTQRVGEQPIDELASIEHPRPMLSIDNTYSVEELRQFGARVAKLLPDETIEWVVELKIDGVAVALMYENGRLKYGATRGNGVVGDDITHNIRTVLGVPLKLHGKHVPELLEVRGEVYMTNADLVRLNEQQAEKGEKLFANSRNVAAGTVRMLDSRICAERHLRLFCHGVGEAEGLRATTHMEFLKEIRSYGLPATPMVECFDNMDAAIAHCETLIERLHELEFEIDGLVLKVNRFDQRERLGRTSKSPRWVIAYKFEKYEGTTKVNDIRVQVGKTGAITPVADLEPIELAGTTVSRASLHNAEEVERKDVRIGDVVVVEKAGKIIPHIVRVEKHLREKTLRKFHFPEKCPECGTPVVKDEGGVYIRCPNPSCPAQLKERLRYFASRNAMDVEGLGDKLVDQLVNDGLVRSYGDLYRLTLEQLNDLERMGKKSSENLLSGIEASKARGLARLLNALAIRHVGARVAAVLADHFGSMKDLLEAEEEELSEVNEIGPIIAKSVHQFLHSRAGRETIDELRDLGVKMTSPKAKAATAAATGPLAGKTLVVTGTLENYQREEIEELITQLGGRASGSVSKKTDYVVAGAKAGSKLDKAEKLGVKVLTEAEFNKLIGQ; encoded by the coding sequence ATGTCGAAGGATGTAAAGGCCGAGATCGAACGAGTGCGCGAAGAGATCCGCTATCACGACCGAAAGTATTACGTCGAGGCCGAGCCTGAAATCTCGGACACCGACTACGACCGCCTCATGGAGCGGTTGCGCACGCTCGAACGCGAGCATCCCGCGCTCGTCACGCCCGACAGCCCGACACAACGCGTGGGCGAACAGCCGATCGATGAGCTGGCATCGATCGAGCATCCGCGGCCGATGCTATCGATCGACAATACTTACAGCGTCGAAGAGCTACGCCAGTTCGGGGCCCGCGTTGCTAAGCTGTTGCCCGACGAGACCATCGAATGGGTCGTTGAGCTGAAAATCGACGGCGTGGCCGTGGCCCTCATGTATGAAAACGGTCGACTGAAATACGGCGCCACGCGCGGCAACGGCGTCGTCGGCGACGATATCACGCACAATATTCGCACGGTGCTGGGAGTACCTCTCAAGCTGCACGGCAAGCACGTCCCCGAGCTTCTGGAAGTTCGCGGCGAGGTCTATATGACCAACGCCGACCTGGTGCGGCTGAATGAGCAACAGGCCGAGAAGGGAGAAAAGCTGTTCGCCAACAGTCGTAACGTCGCCGCGGGCACGGTGCGAATGCTCGATTCCCGAATCTGCGCCGAGCGGCATTTGCGGCTCTTCTGCCACGGCGTGGGCGAGGCCGAGGGCCTGCGCGCCACGACGCACATGGAATTCCTCAAGGAGATCCGCAGCTACGGCCTGCCCGCCACGCCCATGGTCGAATGCTTCGACAACATGGACGCGGCGATCGCCCATTGCGAAACGCTGATCGAGCGGTTGCACGAGCTGGAATTCGAGATCGACGGGTTGGTGCTCAAGGTCAATCGTTTCGACCAGCGCGAACGGTTGGGCCGTACTTCCAAGAGCCCACGCTGGGTGATCGCCTACAAGTTCGAAAAATACGAGGGCACCACCAAGGTCAACGATATTCGCGTGCAGGTCGGCAAGACCGGCGCCATCACGCCCGTCGCCGACTTGGAGCCGATCGAGCTGGCCGGCACCACGGTCAGCCGCGCCAGCCTGCACAATGCCGAAGAAGTCGAACGCAAGGACGTTCGCATCGGCGACGTGGTGGTGGTGGAAAAGGCGGGCAAGATCATCCCGCACATCGTCCGCGTCGAAAAACATCTGCGCGAAAAGACACTGCGAAAGTTCCACTTCCCCGAAAAGTGCCCTGAGTGCGGCACGCCGGTCGTCAAGGACGAAGGGGGCGTGTATATTCGCTGCCCCAACCCCAGTTGCCCCGCACAGCTTAAAGAGCGCCTGCGTTACTTCGCCAGCCGCAATGCCATGGACGTCGAAGGGCTGGGGGACAAGCTGGTCGATCAGTTGGTCAACGACGGGCTGGTGCGAAGCTATGGCGATCTTTATCGCCTCACGCTCGAGCAGCTCAACGACCTGGAGCGGATGGGCAAGAAGTCGTCGGAAAACCTGCTGTCCGGCATCGAGGCCAGCAAAGCGCGCGGATTGGCGCGGTTGCTCAACGCACTGGCCATTCGCCACGTCGGCGCCCGCGTCGCAGCGGTCTTGGCCGATCACTTCGGCTCCATGAAGGATCTCTTGGAGGCCGAAGAAGAGGAGCTTTCCGAGGTCAATGAAATTGGCCCCATCATCGCCAAGAGCGTGCATCAATTCCTGCACAGCCGTGCCGGCCGAGAAACGATCGACGAGCTGCGCGACCTGGGCGTCAAGATGACGTCGCCCAAAGCCAAGGCCGCCACGGCGGCGGCCACGGGCCCGCTGGCGGGTAAGACCCTGGTCGTCACCGGCACACTGGAAAACTACCAGCGCGAAGAAATCGAAGAGCTAATCACGCAACTGGGCGGCCGCGCCTCGGGGAGCGTCTCGAAAAAGACCGATTATGTCGTCGCCGGCGCGAAAGCCGGCAGCAAGCTCGACAAGGCCGAAAAACTGGGCGTCAAAGTCCTCACCGAGGCCGAATTCAACAAGCTGATCGGCCAGTAG
- a CDS encoding TCR/Tet family MFS transporter, producing the protein MTDSSAAKPSESTAPTGATAAEAADQSQAQPGARRAALVFIFVTVVLDVLALGIIIPVLPELVKQFLGGDTRRAAEIFGVFGLMWGMMQFIFSPVMGTLSDRFGRRPVLLISTFGLGLDYVLMALAPTLSWLFVGRVISGITSASFTTAAAYIADVTPAHKRAGGFGMLSAAWGLGFVLGPALGGTLGEIDLRLPFWVAAGCTLLSAAYGLFVLPESLPREKRAAFSFRRANPIGALALLRSHPELLGLAAVLQIYFLAHEVLPSTFVLYTDYRYGWSQQAVGLTLATAGVCSMFVQGLLVQPFVRRFGERRGMIAGLVFGTIGMAIFGLATVGPVFLCGLPFISLWGLFGPSAQSLMTQRVGPSEQGKLQGALNGLRGMADMAGPVVFTTTFAAFIETGRGFELPGASFLLGALLLLCAAALAWRVTRAK; encoded by the coding sequence ATGACCGATTCTTCGGCCGCCAAACCTTCGGAATCCACCGCACCGACCGGAGCCACGGCCGCCGAGGCGGCAGATCAAAGTCAGGCTCAGCCCGGTGCACGGCGCGCGGCTTTGGTGTTCATCTTCGTCACCGTCGTGCTCGACGTGCTGGCCCTGGGGATCATCATTCCCGTGCTGCCCGAGCTGGTGAAGCAGTTCCTCGGTGGCGACACCCGCCGCGCGGCCGAAATCTTTGGCGTGTTCGGGCTGATGTGGGGAATGATGCAGTTCATCTTCTCGCCGGTGATGGGAACGCTCTCCGATCGATTTGGGCGGCGCCCCGTGTTGCTGATTTCCACGTTCGGGCTGGGTCTGGACTACGTGCTGATGGCGCTGGCGCCGACCTTGAGTTGGCTATTCGTCGGGCGTGTCATCTCGGGCATCACATCGGCCAGCTTCACCACGGCCGCGGCGTATATTGCCGATGTCACGCCCGCGCACAAGCGCGCCGGCGGCTTCGGCATGCTCAGCGCCGCCTGGGGCCTGGGCTTCGTATTGGGACCGGCCCTGGGGGGCACATTGGGCGAGATCGATCTGCGGTTGCCGTTCTGGGTAGCGGCCGGCTGCACGCTGTTGAGCGCCGCCTATGGGCTTTTCGTCCTGCCCGAATCCTTGCCGCGCGAGAAGCGCGCGGCGTTCAGCTTCCGACGCGCCAATCCGATCGGCGCGTTGGCTCTGCTTCGCTCGCATCCCGAGTTGTTGGGCCTGGCCGCGGTGTTGCAGATTTATTTTCTGGCCCACGAGGTGCTGCCGAGCACGTTCGTTCTCTACACCGACTATCGCTACGGTTGGAGCCAGCAGGCCGTGGGACTGACATTGGCCACGGCGGGCGTCTGCTCGATGTTCGTGCAAGGGCTGCTCGTGCAGCCGTTTGTGCGCCGCTTTGGAGAGCGGCGCGGCATGATCGCGGGTCTCGTGTTTGGCACGATCGGCATGGCGATTTTCGGATTGGCCACGGTCGGGCCTGTCTTTCTGTGTGGCCTGCCTTTTATCTCGCTGTGGGGACTCTTCGGCCCGTCGGCCCAGAGCTTGATGACGCAGCGCGTGGGTCCGAGCGAGCAGGGAAAGTTGCAAGGGGCGCTTAATGGGCTGCGAGGCATGGCCGATATGGCAGGGCCGGTCGTGTTCACCACGACCTTCGCGGCCTTCATCGAGACAGGCCGCGGCTTCGAGCTGCCGGGGGCGTCGTTCCTGTTGGGGGCGCTATTGCTCTTGTGCGCCGCGGCGCTGGCATGGCGCGTCACGCGGGCGAAATAG
- a CDS encoding peroxiredoxin, translating into MKIAVRKNAALLSLFIAGALTSMAHAEPKAGDEAPDFTMQGTDGKTYKLSDFKGKQAVVLAWFPKAKTPGCTLECKSFREFGKDLRAYDVAYFTASCDTPEFNKEFSEMHTLDFPILSDPDKSVAKAYGVVHDQRLVPERWTFYIGKDGKILYVDKEVKTAAHGKDVAAKLDELKVAKK; encoded by the coding sequence ATGAAAATTGCCGTCAGAAAAAACGCCGCCTTGTTATCGCTATTCATCGCCGGAGCACTCACGAGCATGGCCCATGCCGAACCGAAGGCCGGAGACGAGGCCCCTGATTTCACCATGCAGGGGACCGACGGCAAGACCTACAAGTTGAGCGATTTCAAAGGTAAGCAAGCCGTGGTGCTGGCCTGGTTCCCGAAGGCGAAGACGCCGGGCTGCACGCTGGAGTGCAAGTCGTTCCGCGAATTCGGCAAAGATTTACGCGCCTACGACGTGGCCTATTTCACGGCAAGCTGCGATACACCGGAATTCAACAAGGAATTCTCCGAAATGCACACGCTCGACTTCCCGATCCTCAGCGATCCCGACAAGAGCGTAGCGAAAGCCTATGGCGTAGTGCATGACCAGCGGCTGGTACCCGAGCGCTGGACGTTCTACATCGGCAAGGACGGCAAGATTCTGTACGTGGACAAAGAGGTCAAGACCGCTGCCCACGGCAAAGACGTGGCCGCCAAGCTTGATGAGCTGAAGGTCGCGAAGAAGTAG
- a CDS encoding twin-arginine translocation signal domain-containing protein, with protein MSTCYDRRDFLKQTAGLGAAAVAASAFPGVLRAAAERTRPKVAAVITEFTYRSHAHVILENFLKPYLFNGQQIDPGFDVVGMYIDQFPEGEMGRGVSRDYHIPIFPTIAEALRSGGDKLAVDAVLSIGEHGKYPVNAKGQMEYPRKRFFDEIAAVVRSDGRPVPVFNDKHLSYRWDWAKEMYDTARELKMPFMAGSSVPLAERRPPLELPAGAEIEDAISIHGGGVESYDFHALEVLQSLVEARQGGETGVARVQFLEGDALWKEADEGLWSIPLATAAMAAELGADHDLTRCLSSRGKTPSGDAVPIHGIRVTYRDGFGATALAVGSSGTRWNFACRLKGESQPRATAFYVGPWQNRNLFKALSHAIQEFFRAGRAPYPVERTLLVSGILDFAMDSRQQGNKVIETPPLAVAYKPLDYRAMREYGATWKIITEDIPEPKGIGLAEKGK; from the coding sequence ATGTCCACGTGTTACGATCGTCGCGATTTCTTGAAACAGACGGCCGGGCTGGGTGCCGCCGCAGTTGCCGCTTCGGCTTTTCCTGGCGTTTTGCGTGCCGCGGCCGAGCGCACCCGTCCCAAGGTGGCCGCCGTGATTACCGAGTTTACGTACCGCAGCCACGCGCACGTCATTCTCGAGAATTTCCTGAAGCCATACCTTTTCAACGGCCAGCAAATCGACCCCGGATTCGATGTCGTGGGTATGTACATCGACCAGTTCCCCGAAGGAGAAATGGGGCGTGGCGTCTCGCGCGATTATCACATTCCCATCTTTCCTACGATCGCCGAGGCCCTGCGCTCAGGTGGTGACAAGCTGGCCGTCGACGCCGTGCTGTCGATCGGCGAACACGGCAAGTATCCGGTCAACGCCAAGGGACAGATGGAATACCCGCGGAAGCGGTTCTTCGACGAGATCGCCGCGGTCGTGCGCAGCGACGGTCGACCGGTGCCAGTCTTCAACGACAAGCATTTGTCATATCGCTGGGATTGGGCCAAGGAGATGTATGACACGGCGCGAGAATTGAAAATGCCTTTCATGGCGGGCAGCTCGGTACCGCTGGCCGAGCGGCGTCCGCCCTTGGAGTTGCCCGCGGGGGCCGAGATCGAGGACGCGATTTCGATTCACGGCGGGGGCGTCGAGTCGTACGATTTTCATGCCCTCGAGGTTCTGCAATCGCTTGTCGAAGCGCGCCAGGGAGGCGAGACGGGAGTCGCCCGGGTGCAGTTCCTCGAAGGCGATGCGTTGTGGAAAGAGGCCGACGAGGGCCTGTGGTCGATTCCACTGGCCACCGCCGCCATGGCCGCCGAGTTGGGGGCGGATCACGACCTGACGCGCTGTTTGTCGTCGCGCGGCAAGACGCCCAGCGGCGATGCGGTGCCCATCCACGGCATTCGCGTGACCTACCGCGATGGCTTTGGCGCCACGGCCCTTGCCGTTGGCAGCAGCGGCACGCGCTGGAATTTTGCCTGCCGGCTGAAAGGCGAATCGCAGCCGCGGGCCACGGCATTCTACGTCGGCCCGTGGCAGAACCGGAATCTATTCAAGGCTTTGTCACATGCCATTCAGGAGTTCTTCCGCGCGGGCCGTGCACCGTATCCGGTCGAGCGCACGCTGTTGGTCAGTGGCATCTTGGACTTTGCCATGGACTCGCGGCAGCAGGGCAATAAGGTGATCGAGACGCCGCCATTGGCCGTGGCTTACAAACCATTGGACTACCGTGCCATGCGCGAATACGGCGCGACGTGGAAGATCATCACCGAAGACATTCCCGAGCCGAAGGGAATCGGGCTCGCAGAGAAGGGAAAGTGA
- a CDS encoding GNAT family N-acetyltransferase, whose translation MATIRKATSEDRAALELCFIELQTFERTIEPNRVEPEIVAADYIEELLADCVYHNGAVLIAEEDGRFAGFACVLSQVHSSSVIEKYRDHAYVTDLYVRKSDRGRGIGEQLMRAAEDYAFANGAERIRVGVLAANNAAHGLYRKLGFRDYEVVLEKTIPAKDQPKA comes from the coding sequence ATGGCTACGATTCGAAAAGCAACATCCGAAGATCGCGCGGCCCTGGAGCTTTGTTTCATCGAGCTGCAGACCTTCGAGCGGACGATCGAGCCCAATCGCGTCGAGCCAGAGATTGTGGCGGCTGACTACATTGAAGAGCTGCTCGCCGACTGTGTCTATCACAACGGCGCGGTGCTGATCGCGGAGGAAGACGGCCGCTTCGCGGGCTTTGCCTGCGTTCTGTCGCAAGTACACTCCAGCAGCGTGATCGAGAAATACCGCGATCATGCGTACGTCACGGATCTGTACGTGCGCAAGAGCGATCGTGGACGAGGCATCGGCGAACAATTGATGCGCGCTGCCGAGGACTATGCCTTTGCCAATGGCGCGGAAAGAATTCGAGTCGGCGTTCTCGCGGCCAACAACGCGGCGCACGGTCTTTACCGAAAGCTCGGATTTCGGGATTACGAAGTCGTCTTGGAAAAGACGATTCCAGCGAAAGACCAGCCCAAAGCGTAA